One part of the Streptomyces lydicus genome encodes these proteins:
- a CDS encoding amino acid permease yields MTSVQVDKQHDDGNEAAGKAPEEGYQRGLGNRQIQMIAIGGAIGTGLFLGAGKAISMAGPSIILAYAIVGLVIFFIMRALGELLMYRPVSGSFSEYGREFLGPFIGFVTGWTYWLFWVVTGITEVTAAATYVQYWNKGIPQWASALVFTVALFGINLISVKIFGELEFWFSMVKVTAIVGMILIGLGVITLGFSNAGDTASFTLLWSHGGFFPKGIGGTLMTLQIVMFAFLAVELVGVTAGEATNPKKVLPKAINTVPWRIGLFYIGALIIILSVVSWTAFKPGVSPFVAAFQQIGLPAGAGIVNFVVLTAALSSANSGMYSTGRMLRDLALNGQGPKFFTKLSKNGLPTWGTGVSVGMMLFGVWINYQWPGDAFNYVVSFATISGMWAWVVILASQLRYRAKANRGELPQSEFKAPGSPYTSVFALAFIAMVIVMMGADPDARISLYAAPLWALILGVGYLCIKRRDAANGAGAAPQEAAAKAVDEG; encoded by the coding sequence ATGACCTCTGTGCAGGTCGACAAGCAACACGACGACGGCAACGAGGCAGCTGGAAAAGCCCCCGAAGAGGGCTATCAGCGGGGTCTGGGAAACCGTCAGATCCAGATGATCGCCATTGGTGGCGCCATCGGTACCGGCCTCTTCCTGGGAGCCGGCAAGGCGATCTCCATGGCCGGGCCGAGCATCATCCTCGCCTACGCCATCGTGGGTCTGGTCATCTTCTTCATCATGCGGGCCCTGGGCGAACTGCTCATGTACCGGCCCGTCTCCGGCTCGTTCTCGGAGTACGGCCGTGAATTCCTCGGCCCGTTCATCGGCTTTGTGACCGGCTGGACGTACTGGCTTTTCTGGGTTGTCACCGGCATTACCGAAGTGACCGCCGCGGCCACCTATGTCCAGTACTGGAACAAGGGCATACCGCAATGGGCCTCGGCGCTGGTCTTCACCGTCGCGCTCTTCGGTATCAACCTGATCTCCGTGAAGATCTTCGGTGAACTGGAATTCTGGTTCTCGATGGTCAAGGTCACCGCGATCGTGGGCATGATCCTCATCGGTCTCGGCGTGATCACCCTCGGCTTCTCCAACGCCGGTGACACCGCCTCCTTCACCCTTCTGTGGTCCCACGGCGGGTTCTTCCCCAAGGGCATCGGCGGCACGCTGATGACGCTGCAGATCGTGATGTTCGCCTTCCTCGCCGTCGAGCTCGTCGGCGTCACCGCGGGCGAGGCGACCAACCCGAAGAAGGTCCTGCCCAAGGCGATCAACACGGTGCCGTGGCGGATCGGCCTCTTCTACATCGGCGCGCTGATCATCATCCTGTCCGTCGTCAGCTGGACGGCCTTCAAGCCGGGCGTCAGCCCCTTCGTGGCCGCCTTCCAGCAGATCGGCCTGCCGGCCGGCGCGGGCATCGTCAACTTCGTCGTGCTGACGGCCGCGCTCTCCTCGGCCAACTCCGGCATGTACTCCACCGGCCGCATGCTGCGCGACCTCGCGCTCAACGGCCAGGGCCCGAAGTTCTTCACCAAGCTCAGCAAGAACGGCCTGCCCACCTGGGGCACCGGCGTCTCGGTCGGCATGATGCTGTTCGGCGTCTGGATCAACTACCAGTGGCCCGGCGACGCGTTCAACTACGTCGTCTCCTTCGCCACCATCTCCGGTATGTGGGCCTGGGTCGTCATCCTCGCCTCCCAGCTGCGCTACCGCGCCAAGGCCAACCGCGGTGAGCTGCCGCAGTCCGAGTTCAAGGCCCCCGGCAGCCCCTACACCTCGGTCTTCGCGCTGGCCTTCATCGCCATGGTGATCGTGATGATGGGCGCCGACCCGGACGCCCGGATCTCGCTCTACGCGGCTCCCCTGTGGGCGCTGATCCTGGGCGTGGGCTACCTGTGCATCAAGCGCAGGGACGCGGCGAACGGCGCGGGCGCCGCGCCGCAGGAAGCCGCCGCCAAGGCCGTCGACGAGGGCTGA
- a CDS encoding putative leader peptide: MVDHDVSEKRTGMLLHAPLATRRSASALLGAFGCGTARLHVDLCRLSSAICPRCAAV; encoded by the coding sequence ATGGTTGACCACGACGTGAGCGAGAAGAGGACGGGCATGCTGCTGCACGCTCCGCTCGCCACGCGTCGCTCCGCATCCGCCCTGCTGGGCGCCTTCGGCTGCGGAACCGCACGGCTGCACGTGGATCTGTGCCGCCTGTCCAGCGCCATCTGTCCGCGCTGCGCCGCCGTCTGA
- a CDS encoding immune inhibitor A domain-containing protein, with product MRDHRRVFRSAALATAIAAIGAAALSSGVATADAPGPSPVAKRHDPAPERAVDHDLKGPFSEQQAAERKEALQQVISGDAKATDRGGSKVVKLGKSKYVELARQKTDKIFTILVDFGDKVDDTTMFDPDGDGPKPPVKKYGGDPGPAHNRIAQPDRAKDNSTAWQKDFNRQHFQDLYFSHDRKKQSLAKYYEKQSSGRYSVNGEVSDWVKVDWNEARYGSNYCGQTNCANAWDLIRDGVNQWAKDQKAQGRTDAQIKADLAKYDQWDRYDHDGDGNFNEPDGYIDHFQIVHAGEDESAGGGVQKTNAIWAHRWYAYGTDAGKTGPTANKAGGTQIGDTGIWVGDYTMQPENGGLGVFAHEYGHDLGLPDEYDTTGTGESSVDFWSLMSGGSWLGTGKDAIGDLPGDMSAWDKLQLGWLNYAKAKAATKSTHKLGVAEYNTRNKQAVVVELPAKAVKTDVVVPAEGSKQWWSGMGDDLKNTLTRPVDLTGKAKAALTLKGWWDIEKDYDYLYAEVSTDGGANWTALDGTANGKAIPRDGSDKPALTGTVAAYQDLTYPLDAYAGKKIDLRFRYQTDGGAAQKGFAADTVSVVADGKPLFSDNAEGDDNGWTSKGFSRIGASFTKDYPQYYIAENRQYVSYDKTLKVGPYNFGWTTAKPSWVEHFPYQNGVLIWLWDTSQADNNVGQHPGHGLILPVDAHPKAEHWADGKLMRNRFQSYDSTFTRFRTDALTLHRDGKPVTISSKKGVTLFDDRNGVYYDTSNPTGGVIVPDTNTRIKITKEARDGSSVTVQVGRAGK from the coding sequence GTGAGAGACCACAGACGGGTGTTCAGATCGGCCGCCCTGGCCACGGCGATCGCCGCGATCGGGGCGGCCGCTTTGTCGTCGGGGGTGGCCACGGCCGATGCGCCGGGGCCCTCGCCGGTAGCCAAGCGCCACGACCCGGCCCCCGAGCGGGCCGTGGACCACGACCTCAAGGGTCCGTTCAGCGAGCAGCAGGCGGCCGAGCGCAAGGAAGCGCTCCAGCAGGTCATCTCCGGTGACGCCAAGGCGACCGACCGGGGCGGCTCCAAGGTCGTCAAGCTCGGCAAGAGCAAGTACGTCGAGCTGGCCCGGCAGAAGACCGACAAGATCTTCACCATCCTCGTGGACTTCGGCGACAAGGTCGACGACACCACGATGTTCGACCCGGACGGCGACGGCCCCAAGCCCCCGGTCAAGAAGTACGGCGGCGACCCCGGCCCGGCGCACAACCGGATAGCCCAGCCGGACCGTGCCAAGGACAACAGCACGGCCTGGCAGAAGGACTTCAACCGGCAGCACTTCCAGGACCTCTACTTCTCCCACGACCGGAAGAAGCAGTCGCTCGCCAAGTACTACGAGAAGCAGTCCTCGGGCCGCTACTCGGTCAACGGCGAGGTCTCCGACTGGGTCAAGGTCGACTGGAACGAGGCCCGCTACGGTTCCAACTACTGCGGCCAGACCAACTGCGCCAACGCCTGGGACCTGATCCGCGACGGCGTCAACCAGTGGGCCAAGGACCAGAAGGCCCAGGGCCGCACCGACGCCCAGATCAAGGCCGACCTCGCCAAGTACGACCAGTGGGACCGCTACGACCACGACGGCGACGGCAACTTCAACGAGCCCGACGGCTACATCGACCACTTCCAGATCGTGCACGCCGGCGAGGACGAGTCCGCCGGCGGCGGTGTCCAGAAGACCAACGCCATCTGGGCGCACCGCTGGTACGCGTACGGCACCGACGCCGGCAAGACCGGCCCCACCGCCAACAAGGCCGGCGGCACCCAGATCGGCGACACCGGCATCTGGGTCGGTGACTACACCATGCAGCCGGAGAACGGCGGCCTCGGCGTCTTCGCCCACGAGTACGGCCACGACCTCGGCCTGCCGGACGAGTACGACACCACCGGCACCGGCGAGTCCTCCGTCGACTTCTGGTCGCTGATGTCGGGCGGCTCCTGGCTCGGCACCGGCAAGGACGCCATCGGCGACCTGCCCGGCGACATGAGCGCCTGGGACAAGCTGCAGCTGGGCTGGCTCAACTACGCCAAGGCCAAGGCGGCGACGAAGTCCACGCACAAGCTGGGCGTCGCCGAGTACAACACCAGGAACAAGCAGGCGGTGGTCGTCGAACTGCCCGCCAAGGCCGTCAAGACCGACGTCGTCGTGCCCGCCGAAGGCTCCAAGCAGTGGTGGAGCGGCATGGGCGACGACCTCAAGAACACCCTCACCCGTCCCGTCGACCTCACCGGCAAGGCCAAGGCGGCGCTGACGCTCAAGGGCTGGTGGGACATCGAGAAGGACTACGACTACCTCTACGCCGAGGTCTCCACCGACGGCGGCGCCAACTGGACCGCGCTGGACGGCACCGCGAACGGCAAGGCCATCCCGCGCGACGGCAGCGACAAGCCCGCCCTGACCGGCACCGTCGCCGCCTACCAGGACCTCACCTACCCGCTGGACGCCTACGCGGGCAAGAAGATCGACCTGCGCTTCCGCTACCAGACCGACGGCGGCGCCGCCCAGAAGGGCTTCGCGGCCGACACCGTGAGCGTCGTCGCCGACGGCAAGCCGCTGTTCAGCGACAACGCCGAGGGTGACGACAACGGCTGGACCAGCAAGGGCTTCTCGCGCATCGGCGCGTCCTTCACCAAGGACTACCCGCAGTACTACATCGCCGAGAACCGCCAGTACGTGTCGTACGACAAGACCCTCAAGGTCGGCCCGTACAACTTCGGCTGGACCACCGCCAAGCCGAGCTGGGTGGAGCACTTCCCGTACCAGAACGGTGTGCTGATCTGGCTGTGGGACACCTCGCAGGCCGACAACAACGTCGGCCAGCACCCCGGCCACGGGCTGATCCTCCCGGTCGACGCGCACCCGAAGGCCGAGCACTGGGCGGACGGCAAGCTGATGCGCAACCGCTTCCAGTCCTACGACTCGACCTTCACCCGCTTCCGGACCGACGCGCTGACGCTCCACCGGGACGGCAAGCCGGTCACGATCTCCTCGAAGAAGGGCGTGACGCTCTTCGACGACCGGAACGGCGTCTACTACGACACGTCGAACCCGACCGGCGGTGTGATCGTTCCTGACACCAACACCCGGATCAAGATCACCAAGGAGGCCAGGGACGGCTCCTCGGTGACGGTCCAGGTCGGCCGCGCAGGTAAGTAA
- the clpS gene encoding ATP-dependent Clp protease adapter ClpS, with protein MSAHPSPTITLRPHHCTLSVPVEIERPESSEAPFEVPEPDVPWVTIVHNDPVNLMSYVSYVFQTYFGYSKDKAHQLMLDVHHKGRAVVSSGSREEMERDVQAMHGYGLWATLQQDRR; from the coding sequence GTGAGCGCCCACCCGTCACCCACGATCACGCTCCGGCCGCACCACTGCACGCTCAGTGTCCCGGTCGAGATCGAGCGTCCCGAGTCGAGCGAGGCTCCCTTCGAGGTCCCCGAACCCGACGTCCCGTGGGTCACGATCGTCCACAACGACCCCGTCAACCTCATGAGCTACGTCTCCTATGTCTTCCAGACGTACTTCGGCTACTCGAAGGACAAGGCGCACCAGCTGATGCTCGACGTGCACCACAAGGGCCGCGCGGTGGTCTCCAGCGGCAGTCGCGAGGAAATGGAGCGGGACGTGCAGGCCATGCACGGCTACGGCCTGTGGGCGACCCTCCAGCAGGACCGCCGATGA
- a CDS encoding RDD family protein produces the protein MSAPTSGSAGGSPTPGFYPDPSIPGYIRYWNGAAWVPGTSRPAPAEGEAMPAPPPGAAPPAAVEETGPVFLDEEEPAAGTALPAVRRSAEVESRQAPAAWDDPARLHGGSPEPAASWQADASRQSGFAESDHRISWGSPDQAPPGTPSGAASWGTVPAPREQQAGDVPATGDLPATPSQATPAPRDPEAPRDGTVAIRAVNPARRAPRSGDQGTTAIRAVRPDADRPAAGPPAKGGETMAIRVAGTGRPQTGAPGNAPAPQSPPSGGDPQQQAHPAPHGRTPAQQPPAPQQPARTPAPPSARQTPAPAAGLPPQGGAAPAAPAPQGAAPEGVIPWKPPAAEDPFFAAAQAAQGHPAALGRRLAARLIDTLVLGAVTAAVALPLWGTVTDHIDAKVEAAKQSGRQVTVYLVDGTTAPVFATLLAVLLIGGALYEALPTAKWGRTLGKKLCGVRVLDIESHDTPTTGAALKRWFLYGVLGVLVVGVVNVLWCLFDQPWRQCWHDKVARTFVAAG, from the coding sequence ATGAGCGCCCCTACCTCAGGATCCGCCGGCGGCAGCCCCACGCCAGGCTTCTACCCGGACCCGTCCATCCCCGGCTACATCCGGTACTGGAACGGTGCCGCATGGGTGCCGGGCACCAGCCGGCCCGCCCCCGCCGAGGGCGAGGCGATGCCCGCCCCGCCACCCGGCGCCGCCCCGCCGGCCGCCGTCGAGGAGACCGGCCCGGTCTTCCTCGACGAGGAGGAACCCGCCGCCGGCACGGCGCTCCCCGCGGTGCGCCGCAGCGCCGAGGTCGAGTCCCGGCAGGCCCCCGCCGCCTGGGACGACCCGGCCCGGCTGCACGGCGGCAGCCCCGAACCGGCCGCCTCCTGGCAGGCCGACGCCTCCCGGCAGAGCGGCTTCGCCGAGTCCGACCACCGCATCTCCTGGGGCTCGCCCGACCAGGCACCCCCGGGCACCCCCTCCGGCGCCGCCTCGTGGGGCACGGTCCCCGCCCCGCGCGAGCAGCAGGCCGGCGACGTACCGGCCACCGGCGACCTGCCCGCCACCCCCTCACAGGCAACCCCCGCCCCGCGCGACCCCGAAGCCCCCCGCGACGGGACCGTCGCCATCCGCGCCGTCAACCCGGCCCGCCGCGCCCCGCGCTCCGGCGACCAGGGCACCACGGCGATCCGCGCCGTACGGCCCGACGCCGACCGCCCCGCCGCCGGCCCGCCCGCCAAGGGCGGCGAGACGATGGCCATCCGCGTCGCCGGCACCGGCCGCCCGCAGACCGGCGCGCCCGGCAACGCCCCGGCCCCGCAGTCGCCGCCCTCCGGCGGTGACCCGCAGCAGCAGGCCCACCCGGCCCCGCACGGCCGGACCCCGGCGCAGCAGCCCCCCGCACCGCAGCAGCCGGCCCGCACACCGGCCCCGCCCTCGGCCCGGCAGACGCCCGCGCCCGCGGCCGGCCTCCCGCCGCAGGGCGGCGCCGCACCCGCCGCGCCCGCACCGCAGGGCGCCGCACCCGAGGGCGTCATCCCCTGGAAGCCGCCGGCCGCCGAGGACCCGTTCTTCGCCGCCGCACAGGCCGCCCAGGGCCACCCCGCCGCGCTCGGCCGGCGGCTCGCCGCCCGGCTGATCGACACCCTGGTGCTGGGCGCGGTCACCGCCGCGGTGGCCCTGCCCCTGTGGGGCACCGTCACCGACCACATCGACGCCAAGGTCGAGGCGGCCAAGCAGTCCGGACGCCAGGTGACGGTGTATCTGGTCGACGGCACCACCGCCCCGGTCTTCGCCACCCTCCTCGCCGTCCTGCTGATCGGCGGCGCGCTCTACGAGGCGCTGCCGACCGCCAAGTGGGGCCGCACCCTGGGCAAGAAGCTGTGCGGCGTCCGGGTCCTGGACATCGAGAGCCACGACACCCCGACGACGGGCGCCGCCCTCAAGCGCTGGTTCCTCTACGGCGTGCTGGGCGTCCTCGTGGTCGGCGTGGTGAACGTGCTGTGGTGCCTCTTCGACCAGCCGTGGCGGCAGTGCTGGCACGACAAGGTCGCCCGCACCTTCGTCGCCGCCGGCTGA
- a CDS encoding DUF2017 domain-containing protein, producing MTGHFEPLPDGGAAVPLDEVEISILRSLAVQLIELVGPGEEGSDSESDDLLASVFNDGPSEPPADPVLARLFPDAYGGPDLVPDDDVRAASAEFRRYTENDLRSRKRTDALALIRALDTLAPSGGEAVLRLKPDECRQWLGALNDLRLAIGTRLEVTDEEDGGELLRLPDSDPRKPMVMAYLWLGGLQETLVESLTG from the coding sequence ATGACCGGGCACTTCGAACCGCTGCCGGACGGCGGCGCCGCCGTACCGCTCGACGAGGTCGAGATCTCCATCCTGCGGAGCCTCGCGGTCCAGCTGATCGAGCTGGTCGGGCCGGGCGAGGAGGGGTCGGACAGCGAGAGCGACGACCTGCTGGCCTCGGTGTTCAACGACGGCCCCAGCGAGCCGCCCGCGGACCCGGTCCTGGCCCGTCTCTTCCCGGACGCGTACGGCGGTCCCGACCTCGTGCCGGACGACGACGTGCGCGCCGCCTCCGCGGAGTTCCGCCGCTACACCGAGAACGACCTGCGCTCCCGCAAGCGCACGGACGCGCTGGCGCTGATCCGCGCGCTGGACACGCTCGCGCCGTCCGGCGGGGAGGCCGTGCTGCGGCTGAAGCCCGACGAGTGCCGGCAGTGGCTGGGGGCCCTCAACGACCTCCGGCTGGCCATCGGCACCCGTCTGGAGGTCACCGACGAGGAGGACGGGGGCGAGCTGCTGCGGCTGCCGGACAGTGATCCGCGCAAGCCGATGGTGATGGCCTACCTCTGGCTGGGCGGGCTCCAGGAGACCCTCGTCGAGTCGCTGACGGGCTGA
- a CDS encoding SsgA family sporulation/cell division regulator gives MHTVVERELELCLVLSPERSIPVPARLTYRTDDPYAVHVTFHVGSDTPVTWTFARELLVEGVFRACGEGDVRVWPTKVDGRSVVCTALNSPDGEALLEAPAAAVSAWLERTLRVVPPGSERDHLGLDKGLSALLALAARDEAWPGDEWPSEEFPEAGA, from the coding sequence ATGCACACCGTGGTGGAACGAGAGCTGGAGCTGTGTCTGGTGCTGTCGCCGGAGCGGAGCATCCCGGTGCCGGCCCGGCTGACGTACCGGACGGACGACCCGTATGCCGTCCATGTCACCTTCCACGTCGGTTCGGACACGCCGGTCACCTGGACCTTCGCCCGTGAGCTGCTGGTGGAGGGGGTGTTCCGGGCGTGCGGTGAGGGCGATGTGCGGGTGTGGCCGACGAAGGTGGACGGCCGCAGCGTGGTCTGCACGGCGCTGAACTCGCCGGACGGGGAGGCGTTGCTGGAGGCGCCGGCCGCGGCGGTCTCGGCGTGGCTGGAGCGCACCCTGCGGGTGGTGCCGCCGGGTTCCGAGCGGGACCACCTGGGCCTCGACAAAGGGCTGAGCGCGCTGCTGGCGCTGGCGGCGCGGGACGAGGCGTGGCCGGGTGACGAGTGGCCGTCGGAGGAGTTCCCGGAGGCCGGGGCGTAG
- a CDS encoding RDD family protein, giving the protein MSTEQPGNGSSRNNAPQGGDPGGTPPPPPPPPGGGTPPPPPPPGGTPPPGGTPPPGYGGGPYGGTPYAGDPYGGQYGAADPLAGMPPLANRGRRLVARIIDAILIGVPVSVIMTVIVGGVDYFSTSSVEAGKQSTVSGVTMLAYLIYEGVMLAKRGQTVGKMAMKIRVAMLSNGSIPTAQAAWIRAAVYTLPEIVPCCGFIFWLVNVLWCTWDQPYRQCLHDKAAKTVVVSTETAPAGGMPPTA; this is encoded by the coding sequence ATGAGCACCGAGCAGCCCGGCAATGGCTCCTCTCGCAACAACGCACCGCAGGGCGGCGACCCGGGCGGGACCCCGCCGCCCCCGCCGCCCCCGCCCGGAGGCGGCACCCCGCCGCCCCCGCCGCCCCCCGGGGGCACCCCGCCTCCGGGCGGAACCCCGCCGCCCGGCTACGGAGGAGGGCCGTACGGCGGCACCCCGTACGCCGGTGACCCCTACGGCGGGCAGTACGGGGCGGCCGATCCGTTGGCCGGCATGCCGCCGCTGGCCAACCGCGGCCGGCGGCTGGTGGCGCGCATCATCGACGCCATCCTGATCGGCGTGCCGGTGTCCGTGATCATGACCGTGATCGTCGGCGGCGTGGACTACTTCAGCACCAGCAGCGTCGAGGCCGGCAAGCAGTCGACGGTCTCCGGCGTCACGATGCTCGCGTACCTGATCTACGAAGGGGTGATGCTCGCGAAGCGGGGGCAGACCGTCGGCAAGATGGCGATGAAGATCCGCGTCGCGATGCTCTCGAACGGCTCGATCCCGACCGCCCAGGCGGCCTGGATCCGGGCCGCGGTCTACACGCTGCCGGAGATCGTGCCGTGCTGCGGTTTCATCTTCTGGCTGGTCAACGTCCTGTGGTGCACCTGGGACCAGCCCTACCGGCAGTGTCTGCACGACAAGGCGGCGAAGACCGTCGTGGTCTCCACGGAAACCGCCCCGGCGGGCGGCATGCCCCCGACGGCCTGA
- a CDS encoding isochorismatase family protein: MHRALIVVDVQNDFCEGGSLAVAGGADVAAAITDLIGQTAGGCYRHVVATRDHHIDPGDHFSETPDYEHTWPVHCVAGTEGSGFHPNFAPALASGAIDAVFDKGAHSGAYSGFEGADENGTPLADWLRQHGVTEVDVVGIATDHCVRATALDALRAGLRTHVLLDLTAGVLPHTTERALEELRAAGAELTGKPVVMSG; the protein is encoded by the coding sequence ATGCACCGGGCATTGATCGTCGTTGACGTACAGAACGACTTCTGCGAGGGCGGCAGCCTCGCGGTGGCGGGGGGCGCGGATGTCGCGGCGGCCATCACCGATCTGATCGGGCAGACGGCCGGCGGGTGCTACCGCCACGTCGTGGCCACCCGGGACCACCACATCGACCCCGGCGACCACTTTTCCGAGACCCCCGACTACGAGCACACCTGGCCGGTGCACTGCGTCGCCGGGACGGAGGGCAGCGGATTCCACCCCAATTTCGCCCCGGCCCTCGCCTCCGGGGCGATCGACGCGGTCTTCGACAAGGGGGCCCACAGCGGCGCGTACAGCGGCTTCGAGGGCGCGGACGAGAACGGCACCCCGCTCGCGGACTGGCTGCGGCAGCACGGCGTCACCGAGGTCGACGTGGTCGGCATCGCCACCGATCACTGCGTGCGCGCCACCGCGCTGGACGCCCTGCGGGCCGGGCTGCGGACGCACGTCCTGCTCGACCTGACGGCCGGCGTGCTCCCGCACACCACGGAGCGGGCGCTGGAGGAGCTGCGGGCGGCCGGCGCCGAGCTGACCGGCAAGCCGGTGGTCATGAGTGGCTGA
- a CDS encoding Mov34/MPN/PAD-1 family protein, whose translation MLTLTKVLHDQIVEHARQDHPDEACGVVAGPAGTGRPERFIPMLNAARSPTFYEFDSSDLLRLYREMDDRDEEPVIIYHSHTATEAYPSRTDISYANEPGAHYVLVSTADTDDAGPFQFRSFRIVDGEVTEEDVEVVAEYS comes from the coding sequence ATGCTGACCCTCACCAAGGTCCTTCACGACCAGATCGTCGAGCACGCCCGCCAGGACCACCCCGACGAGGCGTGCGGCGTGGTCGCCGGCCCGGCGGGCACCGGCCGCCCCGAGCGGTTCATCCCGATGCTGAACGCCGCCCGCTCGCCCACGTTCTACGAATTCGACTCCTCGGACCTGCTCAGGCTCTACCGCGAGATGGACGACCGGGACGAGGAGCCGGTGATCATCTACCACTCGCACACCGCCACCGAGGCGTACCCGTCGCGCACCGACATCTCGTACGCGAACGAGCCCGGCGCCCACTACGTCCTGGTCTCCACCGCCGACACCGACGACGCGGGGCCCTTCCAGTTCCGCTCCTTCCGGATCGTCGACGGGGAGGTCACCGAGGAGGACGTCGAGGTCGTGGCGGAGTACTCCTGA
- a CDS encoding nicotinate phosphoribosyltransferase: MNTADLGLPVAVPSTALFTDQYELTMLQAALRSGTADRRSVFEVFTRRLPEGRRYGVVAGTGRVLDAVENFHFDETILGFLRERSILDGPTLDWLADFRFRGDIWGYPEGEVYFPGSPIMRVEGTFAEAVLLETVILSILNHDSAVAAAASRMSVAAGERPLMEMGARRTHELAAVAASRAAYVGGFHTTSDLAAGFRYNIPTVGTSAHAFTLLHDTERDAFTAQVQTLGSGTTLLVDTFDVTEAVRTAVEVAGPNLGAVRIDSGDLLLIAHRVRQQLDELGATKTRIVVTSDLDEYAIASLAAAPVDAYGVGTQLVTGSGHPTCSMVYKLVARADSDAPDAPLRPVAKKSMGAKTSAGGRKWAARRPDEHGVAEAEVVGTGPVPPELTDHQLQVPLVRGGTVVAREPLDAARDRHFAARGGLPLSATQLSRGEPVLPTEFV, from the coding sequence ATGAACACAGCAGACCTGGGGCTGCCGGTGGCCGTGCCGTCGACTGCGCTCTTCACCGACCAGTACGAACTCACCATGCTGCAGGCCGCGTTGCGGTCCGGCACCGCCGACCGGCGCTCGGTCTTCGAGGTCTTCACCCGCCGGCTCCCCGAGGGCCGCCGCTACGGCGTGGTGGCCGGCACCGGCCGGGTGCTGGACGCCGTGGAGAACTTCCACTTCGACGAGACGATCCTCGGCTTCCTCCGCGAGCGCTCCATCCTCGACGGGCCGACGCTCGACTGGCTGGCCGACTTCCGCTTCCGCGGCGACATCTGGGGCTACCCGGAGGGCGAGGTCTACTTCCCCGGCTCGCCGATCATGCGGGTCGAGGGCACCTTCGCCGAGGCGGTCCTCCTGGAGACGGTGATCCTCTCGATCCTCAACCACGACTCCGCGGTGGCCGCGGCCGCCTCCCGGATGTCGGTGGCGGCCGGCGAGCGCCCGCTGATGGAAATGGGCGCCCGCCGCACCCACGAACTCGCGGCGGTGGCGGCCTCCCGGGCCGCGTACGTCGGCGGCTTCCACACCACCTCCGACCTGGCCGCCGGCTTCCGCTACAACATCCCCACCGTCGGCACCAGCGCGCACGCCTTCACCCTGCTGCACGACACCGAGCGGGACGCCTTCACCGCCCAGGTCCAGACCCTCGGCAGCGGCACCACCCTGCTCGTGGACACCTTCGACGTCACCGAGGCGGTCCGCACCGCCGTGGAGGTCGCCGGCCCGAACCTGGGCGCCGTACGGATCGACTCCGGCGATCTGCTGCTGATCGCCCACCGGGTGCGCCAGCAGCTGGACGAGCTGGGCGCCACCAAGACCAGGATCGTCGTGACCAGCGACCTTGACGAGTACGCCATCGCCTCGCTGGCCGCCGCCCCCGTCGACGCATACGGCGTCGGCACCCAACTGGTCACCGGCAGCGGCCACCCGACCTGCTCGATGGTCTACAAGCTGGTCGCCCGGGCCGACAGCGACGCCCCGGACGCCCCGCTGCGACCGGTCGCGAAGAAGTCGATGGGCGCCAAGACCTCCGCCGGCGGTCGCAAGTGGGCCGCCCGCCGGCCCGACGAGCACGGCGTCGCGGAGGCCGAGGTCGTCGGCACCGGCCCGGTCCCCCCGGAGCTGACCGACCACCAGCTGCAGGTGCCGCTGGTGCGCGGCGGCACGGTGGTGGCCCGCGAACCGCTGGACGCCGCCCGCGACCGGCACTTCGCCGCCCGCGGCGGCCTCCCGCTCTCGGCGACCCAGCTCTCGCGCGGGGAGCCGGTACTGCCCACGGAGTTCGTCTGA
- a CDS encoding MoaD/ThiS family protein has translation MAIEVRIPTILRTYTDGQKAVEGSGDTLADLFADLDSRHTGIRERLVDGEQLRRFVNVYLNDEDVRFLDGISTKLADGDSVTILPAVAGGMV, from the coding sequence ATGGCCATCGAGGTCCGCATCCCGACCATCCTGCGCACGTACACCGACGGCCAGAAGGCCGTCGAGGGCAGCGGCGACACCCTCGCCGACCTCTTCGCCGACCTGGACAGCCGGCACACCGGCATCCGCGAGCGCCTCGTCGACGGCGAGCAGCTGCGCCGGTTCGTCAACGTCTACCTCAACGACGAGGACGTGCGCTTCCTCGACGGCATCTCCACCAAGCTCGCCGACGGCGACAGCGTCACGATCCTCCCGGCCGTGGCCGGCGGAATGGTCTGA